GTGCCGATGGTGCCGTCCAGGTCGTCGGCGCCGAAGTTTAGGCCGATCGAGGCGGTTTCTTCGCCCGTCATCACCCAGTAGGCCTTGATATGCGGGAAGTTGTCGAGCATCAGCCGGGCGGTGGCGATCATGCGCAGATCGTCGATGGCGCTGGCGTGACGTGGCACGAGATTCGTGGTGCCGAGCTGATACTCGAGGGGGATGAAACACAGAAACCCACCGGTCACGTCCTGAGCTTCCCGCAGGCGGATGAAGTGGTGGATGCGCTCCTCGTGCGTCTCGATGTGGCCGTAGAGCATCGTGGCGTTGGAGTGCAGGCCCATGCGGTGGGCCAGGTGGTGGATCTCGATCCAGCGGTCGGCCCCCGCCTTGCCGCGGAATAGCTCGCGGCGCACCCGCTCGGAAAATACCTCCGCCCCGCCGCCGGGCATCGAGCTGACGCCCGCGGCAATCATGCGCTCGAGCACCTCGGCGTCCGACAGCTTGAACCGTTTGTGAAAGTAGTCGACCTCGGCGGCCGTGAACGCCTTGATCTGGACGGTGGGCCGCTCGTCCTTGATCGCGCGCAGCAGGTCCTCGTACCACGCGAACGGGATGTCGGGATGGTGGCCGCCGACGATATGCACCTCGTGCACGTCCGGCGGAATCTGGCCCAGGATCTCCGAGATCGAGTACTCGTAGGCGTGGTCGTCGCCGCGCTTGGCGGCGAAGTCGCAGAACTTGCACGACAGCACGCAGATATTCGTCGGATTGATGTGGACGTTGAGCGTGAAGTACACGCGATCGTCGGAGCGCCGGCGGGCCGCCCAATCGGCCATTCGTCCCAGGCCGACGATGTCCGGCGTCTGGAGGCAGCGGAGCCCGTCGGCCGCGCTGAGGCGACGTCCTTCGCGGACGCTGTCCCAGATGGGCTCCAGCGCGGCGTCGCGGAAGCGCATGTCGGGAGCGGTGACCGCCTCAGGCATGGGCCGGAGTCCTGTCGGCCGGGAGCTGGTTGATGTCGATGCCCACGCTCTGCAGCAGCAAGTGCCGCAGCGCCGGATAGGTCATGTGCAGCGGCCCATGGTCGGGATCGTGCAGCCAGCGGACGACGATTTCGCTGATGGCTCCGAACCAGGCGGTGGCGATGAGATCGGTGTCGCAGGGTTCGAGGGTGCCCTCGGCGACAGCGGCATCCAGGTGCCGGCGAATCAAGGCGGCGAACTGCTGCCGGACGAAGAGCAGATCGTCGCTGAAGGCGCGGCCGGCGCCCGCGACCTCGACCAGCGTGACGCGCGCCAGCGTGCGGTGCTTGGTGAAAATGTCGATGACCGATAGCAGGGCGGCGTCGAGCCGGTGGATGGCGGTGGGCTCGTCGACAAGCTCCCGATCCACGCGCTCGACCAGATAGGACGCCAGCTCCCGGACCAACGCGCGGAAGATGGCCTCTTTACTGGGGAAATGAAAATAGGCCGTGCCCTTGGAACGTCCGGCGCGGGTAACGATTTCGTCAACCGCGGCGCGGTGATAGCCCTTTTCGCCAAAGACGTTGAGGGCGGATTCGAGCAGCGCGCGCCGCGTGGCGTCTCGCTTGGTTCCGCGACGGGCCCCAGGCAGGCGAAGTTGCAACGGCCGATCACCAAAACTGACTGCTGAGTCAGTTTGTCCCAGGTTGGATTCCGGCGTCAACTGACGGGCTTGGCCTAGACCCGGATGCGGGCGAAGTTCATCCGCAACGGTGCGAGGGCATCTCGGTTGAGAATCGCGGTGGCGGGCATTGGGTCGCGCTTCTGAACCGGCATGGCCCACGCGCCGAATCGATCTCCCAGCAGGGTGGCGCGTGTGGTGACCCACATGCGCCCGCCGTCGAACGGCGACATGAGCATGGTGCCGATGGCTTGCTCGCCGCCGGACAGCGCGGCGGCGAAAACCAACCCCACCTGCGCGCCGGACACCGCGCCAAACGCGGAGTCCCACAGCTGGGCCATGAACTGGCGCTCGATCATGCTGGCAGCGGCGCGGCGTGGACCGCTCACGTTCACGCCCTGCGCCCGAATGCTGGCCTCGGCGGAGGCGATGAGGGTGTCACGCGACTTGAAGAACTGGTCGCGCGCCGCTTCGACGCGGGTGCGGTAGGCCTCGGTGGGATCGAAGGGCAGCAATACCACCAGGGTGGCCGGCACGTGCCGCGGATCGACGTCGAGCGCCACACGCACCTGATACGGCGGCGAGGGCTGGGTGCGAGCTTCGGCGTCCTTCTGGGGTTCGGTGGTCGCCGGTGGAGCATCGGCCGCCTGCGCCTCGGCAGCCGGAGGCGACTCGGACTCCGCGGGGGCCGGCGGCTCCGCGGCGGGCGGAGGCTCCGGCGGCGGAGAGGGCGCGGCCGGCAGCGGCTGGCCGCTGGGACCAAGGAGCACGGGTCGCTTGTTCCTCGACTGGGCCACGGCATCACGTTGCGGGAGCGGTGCGGGGCATGCTACCGCACTCGCGGCCGCGGATTACCCCCAAGCCATGACGAGCGCGGCGTATTCTTGGTCGAACGTCACAGCCGGCAGCCGGCCGGCGGGTCGTTGCGACGGGCGAGAGAGGAGACGGTCCGATGGCGCTGCTGCCCATGCGCGTGCTGCTCGATCACGCGGCCGCCAACAACTATGGGGTCGCGGCCTTCAACGTGAACTTCATGGAGCAGATCCAGGCCATCATGGAGGCGGCCGACGAGGCCGACGCGCCGGTGATCATCCAGGCCAGCCGCGGGGCCCGTGAGTACACCAACGACCTCTATCTGCGGCACCTGATGCTGGCGGCCGCGGAGCTCTATCCGCAGGTGCCGATCGCCATGCACCAGGACCACGGCAATAGCCCCGCGACCTGCGCCAGCGCGATCGAGCACGGATTCACGAGCGTGATGATGGATGGGTCGCTGGAGGCAGACGGCAAGACGCCGGCTTCGTACGAGTACAACGTGGCCGTGACGCGCGAGGTCGTGAGGCTGGCCCACGCGAAGGGCGTGACCGTCGAGGGCGAACTGGGCGTGCTGGGAAGCCTGGAGACCGGCATGGGCGACCAGGAAGACGGGCACGGGGCGGAGGGACCGATCGATCGGGAGCAGTTGCTGACCGATCCCGCACAGGCCGAGGACTTCGTGGCCGCGACGGGCGTGGACGCGCTGGCCGTGGCTATCGGCACGAGTCACGGGGCCTACAAGTTCAGCCGAAAACCCGACGCGGGTGTGCTGGTGATGGATCGGATTCGCGAAATCCATCGCCGCTTGCCGAACACGCACCTCGTCATGCACGGCAGCTCGTCGGTGCCGCAGCACTTGCAGGATGTGATCAATGCCAACGGCGGCGAGATGCGGCAGACGTATGGCGTGCCGATTGCCGAGATTCAGGAGGGCATTCGCCACGGCGTGCGCAAGATCAACGTGGACACCGACAACCGCATGGCCATCACGGGCGCTATTCGCCAGGTGTTTCACGAGGACCCGAGCGAGTTCGATCCGCGCAAGTACCTGGGGCCGGCGCGCGACGCGATGAAGCAGGTGTGCCTGGCGCGCATGGAGGCGTTTGGGATGGCCGGCCAGGGGTCGCGCGTGCCGCACGTGGGGCTGGACGCGATGGCCGGCGAGTACGCGGCGCTCGTTTAGTCGGTCGCCGGATTTCGGTGCGAATCGATCGGGAGGCGCTGCAGGCGCTCCGCGTGTGCGGCCGGACTGCGGCCCGCGCCTGGGCGATCGGCTGCGCACGCGAAGCCCTGGACGAGATTGGCCGGTCGGCGGGTGCGCCCGAGTTTCGGAGCCCCGGAACCGAAGCGATCAGCCCCCAGGCGGCGACACACCTTGGTCGCGCCATCGCCGAGGCCCTGGGCGAAGAGGCTGATGGCAGTGAAACCACGCTGACCCTGGCCGCGGCGTTGCTCGCGTCGCCAAACCCATCCCTTCGAATGGTCGGCCCGCATCTGCTCACGCCATTGGCACGGGAGAGACCCGCCTGCGCCGGCCGCGTCATGCAGCTGGCCGATCTTTGCGCCGATCCGGCGGCTACGGCCGCTCTGGCGATCCCGTTGGCGGCGGCCGTCACGCGCGACCTTTCGGCAGCGGCGGCCAGCTTGGGACAGGCCGGGGATTCCGCGCGGCGACGATTGGCGCTGCAAGCAACTCGCCAAGCCCTCGCCACGAGGAATCCGGAGCTGGCGCGGATGTTGTCGGACGCGATTGCAAAGGCCGCTCGGAACGCGCCGCCAGCCGACTAGGCGTCACCCTCCTGCGTGGCGCCAAAGCCGTCGGCCAAGGCTCGCAAGCTCTCCCAGGGATAGATGCCCGTGGCGTGGCCGTCCGTCCAGGTGAAGGTGAGGGCGTAGTGGCCAACCGGCGCGATGCGCACCGCGCCGATGTCGGCCGGGACCGTGTCCGGATCGAGCTGCGGCGCGCCCGTGACCTCGTTGACGCACACCGCGCAACCGCAGGCCAGGCGGATTTCGCGCAAGGGCAAGGTTGACTCGGCGCCGTCGGCCCAGGTGATGCCCAGCGCCTGCTCACCCACCCGTCGCAAGCCGGTCGCCGTCGTCGCCGCGCTGGTCATGCCGGGCGAGCGTCCGCGCCATTGCGCGCCGCGCGTGCGACGAACGAGCCGATCTCATCGGCCAGCGTCTCCGCCAGGGCTTGCGTGCCGGCTTCGGCCAGAATGCGAAACGCCGGCTCGTCGACATCCGGAACGACGACCGCGCGCTCGCCGGGGGCGCCGATGACCACGCCGTCCAGCGGGCCCTCGTCGCGGCGCCGGCTGTGGCTGTTGAGGCGCCGCATGACGGCCCCGCGGCGCTCCCAGTCCACGCGAATCTCGCGACGGGCGACGGTGAATGCCGGCAGCGCCGCCACATAGGCGCTTACCGGCCGCTCCGCGCCGGCCAGCCCGGCCACGAGGCGGACGACCGTCGCCATGGGGTCGGGTCCGGCGTGCAGCGACGGGAAGCCGAAGGCGTCGCGGCCGTTGATGGTGAGCACGGCGTCGCGCTGCATCGCCGCGCGCATCATCGCGGCGGCGTTCGTGGGCGTGCGGTGGGGCGCAAACCCCAGATCCGCGGCGTGGTTGAACACGCTATCCGGCACCGTGACCGGGAGCGCGACCGTGCCCGCAAGCCCGGCCTCGCGCAGCACCGCCACCACCAGACCGGCCGCCTCGAGCGCGTCCAGCGCCCGGCCGCGCTCGTCCGTGATCCAGACGCGGTTGCCATCCGCATCGATAAGGGCCCCGAACGCCGCCCCGACGGCCGGCACGATGCGCCCCAGACGGGCGCGCCGCGCCTCGATATCGGCGGGCGTGGGCAGGGACGCGCTGCTTGACGAGGCGTCGATGGCCGTCTCGCGCACCCCCAACCTCGCGAGCAGCGGCGGCAGAACTTCGCCGCAGGCGCCGCCCATGTAGTCCACGACCAGTCCCAGCGTCCGTTCGAGCGGTTGCGGAATCTCGCTCAGCAGCGCATCCCCGTAGTCGCTCGCCGGATCGGCCAAGGTGATCTCGGCAATCTCGGCGGCGCCGACGCGGCGAAAGTCCTCACGGCTGAAGGTGGTTTCGATCTTGCGCTCGTCGCTCGGGCGAATGTCGATGCCGCGCTCGTCCAAAAAACGAACGTCAATGGCATCCGGGTCATAGGGCGAGCGCCGAATGTGGATGCAGCCGGCGGCGTCGAATTGCTGGGTGGCGAAGCGCGCCACGGGAAACGGCATGGCGCCGATGTCGACGGTTCGGACACCGACCGAGGCCAGGCCGGCCATGAGCGCCCGCTTGAACATTCGCGCGGGCCGCGTCTCGTCGCGGTTGGCGGCCACGGTCGATCCGGGGGCCAGCGCCGAGCCCCAGGCAGACCCGAGCCGCGCCGCGAACTCCGGGGTGAGCTCGACATTGGCCAACCCGGCCACTCCGCCGTGCACGAAGATCGTGCGACGCGCCCGACTGCCGTGGACCAGATTGCGGTCAATCACCACACGGTCTTCCACGAACTTTCGCGGCCAGACGCTGATGCCGGCCCGCACGTTGACTTCGGCCCCGAGCGTGGTCCCGTCGCCGACCACCGCGCCCTGCCCGACGGCAGCGGCTCGGCCGAGACGGCAGTGGCGCCCGATGACGCAACGATCGAGATTGGCGCCGACGCCGATGTAGGCGTTACTCAGCACGGTGGATTCGTGCACCTCGGCCCGCTCGTCCACCAGCGTGCGGTCGCCGACCATCGCGGGGCCGCGCACGAGGGCGCCGGCGCGAACCTCGGCCTCCCGGCCAACGTAGACCGCGCCCTCGATCAGGGCCGAGGGATCCACGCGGGCCGTGGGGTCGATGGTGGGGCGCGTCGCGCTATAGCCGGGCGCGCTCGGAACCCGCACCCGGCCGCTGACCAGATCGGCATTGGCCTGCCGGTAGGCGTCCAGCATGCCGACGTCGGTCCAATACCCGTCGGCCACGTAGCCGTAGACGGCCTCGCCGCGCCGCAGCATGGCCGGGAATACGTCGAGGCTGAAATCCACCTCGCGCCCGGGCGGAATGTCGTCGAGCGCCGACGGATGCAGCGCGTAGATACCCGTGTTGACGGTGTCGCTGAGCACCTCGCCCCAGGAGGGCTTTTCCTGGAATTGCCGCACCCGGCCGTCGTCGTCGGTGATGACCACGCCGTACTCGAGGGGATTCTCCACGCGATAGAGCAGCAAGGCAGCCTGCGCGGACCGCTCGGTGAAAAAGCTCGCGAAGGCGGAGAGATCGACATCGGTCAGCGCGTCGCCGGAGATCACCAGGAACGGCTCGTCCAGCACGTCGCGGGCAAG
This sequence is a window from Chloroflexota bacterium. Protein-coding genes within it:
- a CDS encoding TetR/AcrR family transcriptional regulator, producing MQLRLPGARRGTKRDATRRALLESALNVFGEKGYHRAAVDEIVTRAGRSKGTAYFHFPSKEAIFRALVRELASYLVERVDRELVDEPTAIHRLDAALLSVIDIFTKHRTLARVTLVEVAGAGRAFSDDLLFVRQQFAALIRRHLDAAVAEGTLEPCDTDLIATAWFGAISEIVVRWLHDPDHGPLHMTYPALRHLLLQSVGIDINQLPADRTPAHA
- a CDS encoding sugar phosphate nucleotidyltransferase encodes the protein MKAVVMAGGEGSRLRPLTLERPKPMITLGHAPAIEHILRLLKHHGITDIVISLHYLGSVIEDYFRTGEELGVNITYTHEDRPLGTAGSVALARDVLDEPFLVISGDALTDVDLSAFASFFTERSAQAALLLYRVENPLEYGVVITDDDGRVRQFQEKPSWGEVLSDTVNTGIYALHPSALDDIPPGREVDFSLDVFPAMLRRGEAVYGYVADGYWTDVGMLDAYRQANADLVSGRVRVPSAPGYSATRPTIDPTARVDPSALIEGAVYVGREAEVRAGALVRGPAMVGDRTLVDERAEVHESTVLSNAYIGVGANLDRCVIGRHCRLGRAAAVGQGAVVGDGTTLGAEVNVRAGISVWPRKFVEDRVVIDRNLVHGSRARRTIFVHGGVAGLANVELTPEFAARLGSAWGSALAPGSTVAANRDETRPARMFKRALMAGLASVGVRTVDIGAMPFPVARFATQQFDAAGCIHIRRSPYDPDAIDVRFLDERGIDIRPSDERKIETTFSREDFRRVGAAEIAEITLADPASDYGDALLSEIPQPLERTLGLVVDYMGGACGEVLPPLLARLGVRETAIDASSSSASLPTPADIEARRARLGRIVPAVGAAFGALIDADGNRVWITDERGRALDALEAAGLVVAVLREAGLAGTVALPVTVPDSVFNHAADLGFAPHRTPTNAAAMMRAAMQRDAVLTINGRDAFGFPSLHAGPDPMATVVRLVAGLAGAERPVSAYVAALPAFTVARREIRVDWERRGAVMRRLNSHSRRRDEGPLDGVVIGAPGERAVVVPDVDEPAFRILAEAGTQALAETLADEIGSFVARAARNGADARPA
- a CDS encoding DUF971 domain-containing protein, giving the protein MTSAATTATGLRRVGEQALGITWADGAESTLPLREIRLACGCAVCVNEVTGAPQLDPDTVPADIGAVRIAPVGHYALTFTWTDGHATGIYPWESLRALADGFGATQEGDA
- the mqnE gene encoding aminofutalosine synthase MqnE; amino-acid sequence: MPEAVTAPDMRFRDAALEPIWDSVREGRRLSAADGLRCLQTPDIVGLGRMADWAARRRSDDRVYFTLNVHINPTNICVLSCKFCDFAAKRGDDHAYEYSISEILGQIPPDVHEVHIVGGHHPDIPFAWYEDLLRAIKDERPTVQIKAFTAAEVDYFHKRFKLSDAEVLERMIAAGVSSMPGGGAEVFSERVRRELFRGKAGADRWIEIHHLAHRMGLHSNATMLYGHIETHEERIHHFIRLREAQDVTGGFLCFIPLEYQLGTTNLVPRHASAIDDLRMIATARLMLDNFPHIKAYWVMTGEETASIGLNFGADDLDGTIGTERIAHAALADSPVGVARTRLVGLIRSAGKVPVERNATYTVMRTHAA
- the fba gene encoding fructose-bisphosphate aldolase class II (catalyzes the reversible aldol condensation of dihydroxyacetonephosphate and glyceraldehyde 3-phosphate in the Calvin cycle, glycolysis, and/or gluconeogenesis), which codes for MALLPMRVLLDHAAANNYGVAAFNVNFMEQIQAIMEAADEADAPVIIQASRGAREYTNDLYLRHLMLAAAELYPQVPIAMHQDHGNSPATCASAIEHGFTSVMMDGSLEADGKTPASYEYNVAVTREVVRLAHAKGVTVEGELGVLGSLETGMGDQEDGHGAEGPIDREQLLTDPAQAEDFVAATGVDALAVAIGTSHGAYKFSRKPDAGVLVMDRIREIHRRLPNTHLVMHGSSSVPQHLQDVINANGGEMRQTYGVPIAEIQEGIRHGVRKINVDTDNRMAITGAIRQVFHEDPSEFDPRKYLGPARDAMKQVCLARMEAFGMAGQGSRVPHVGLDAMAGEYAALV